A window of Megachile rotundata isolate GNS110a chromosome 11, iyMegRotu1, whole genome shotgun sequence genomic DNA:
GCGCATAGAATATTATGTGAGAGGCACGAGCGCGGAGTTAGTGCTGATCATCAGCGTGCATTGTCTACTATGTTATCCTTAAAGAAGCGGCAAATGCAAGGAGTGATTCGAGGCACTGATGTAAGTAATTCCTGTTTGAGATATTCAAGCAACATACGATGATTTAAAGCTTCAAGAAAGATATATTTATCCGGTGATTTAACTCAATTCAATGTTATCGTCCGCGCTAGTCATTACGTGATTATTCTGAAATTACCCAAGGTCTTTCATGTTAATAATAGaggaaaaatgtaatatataatttcaaGTTTGTATTGTCTTACATAACCTTGTCTAAGTGAAAACAGTCCTATATGCATAAGTAGCTGAAGCTACGTATTCCTATTAATTGACAcaattaatgaatattttagACTTTAGGTAAGATTatcaaaatattcaattattataaacaatgttgagttattttattttacacagAGTGATACGGTTGAGTACCTGGAAAATAAGATGGTCGCTCAAGAATCGGTGATCGCCAATGTTGAACTGCGAAATTGCTTCTCATTACATTGTTTACACATGGAGACACAACTCGTTCATGCACATTTAGAAATACTCGCTACGGTTTTACAGAGTCTTGTAAATGTGCAGATTCGGGGACATTCTGAGGTGAGGTTCCTTAACATGtgatattgtatttaaaatattctcatagttgtattaaattttttatgctACCTACAAATGAGATTTTGGTAAGTGTTGAGCATTCAGCAAATCTTGCATCCTATAAACACTTGTGACATGTAGGAATTTAAGCATTGACaatttttagtaattgtagAGATATAAGCAAGTGATAATTAAGTTTACAGCTTtcatattaaatacattacaGCTTGCTGAAGTGTGGAAGTTAATAGAACCAACGATTATGAAATGTTTACCAGAGAAATCAACGAGTGGTTCAAATGGAATTTCATAGCGAAGAGAATGTGTTTACCGTCGAACACTTACCTGCTACATAAATTTGACTTTTAGATAGATCTTGAAGTAATGTCAAGGTAAGACTTGCTTTAATAAGATGGTTGTTTGAAAGAAAAGACTTTCAAAGTGATTTTAATATATGACTTCAAAGCATTCGTATCGTAATAAGAAAGCATCGAATATATCCGAACATGATACtaaatatattacatgtaaTCGTAATAAATGctaataattttctaaagtcAGGTGCAATAAATATTACCTACACTAAAGTGTAGACGCGGGATATTGTATATGCTATTATACCATGAACATATACAATTTCAAGACTTTTAAGACATTCCTTGTTGTgtacttaatatattttatgagtTGATTGGTACTCGCGAATCAGATGATTATATCATgttgtacatatatataataagtTACACTATCTTTTGTAAAGTAATTAcacaatacataaaaaatatctgTATAAAAACTGCAaacaattgtaaataatttgtttacCAAGATACTATGTTTTTATATGAGTCAGAAGTCTGAAGAGTGTTAACATAATTTCCATATGCCATGTTGATCGTGGatactttgaatattttatatacatttatatatgatactcgattttgtataataataacaaaatatatgtTGTTATTATATAATCCTACTTATTTACCCCTGCATTCCCATTAAAATCGATTATTTAATTAGATAAGTTTATGACTTTtgtaatattgttatttgttgAATCGAAAACCGTATTTATAAGTTATAAGAAAACTGTAAATATACAGTGAATAATGAAGTGTGAAATAGAAAAaacgattttaaatttttttctcttcccgacatttccaattttcaaattttatcagttcatcattttaaaaatgaatagtatgaaaaagtatttaaaagaaGGTGTATTCATTATTTGGAATGTaccttttattattaataaataatatatgtaagtTACTTAAGATTCttacttaaattttttacaCATGATGAGTGAACCATGAAACGTAATCATCTTAATTATTTCTGCTACTTTTAGAGTTACGTTTCATGCTTAACCctgtaataagaaaaatatttatcaactTAGCTTGAATGCGTATAATTTGTTTCCGATTTTCAAGTGTATCGTGGTAACATTTATGTTCCTTTCTTCTTCATGATCAGCCAAAAATTGATTTAGTTTTGTggttaaattgtataaatgattATTCAAATTTGCTACTTCATTACCGAGGCACCATAGGAAACTAACATGATAAGATGAGTCCTAGGCAAACAAGTTAATATactcaataaatattttatacaagtataaatttaatattacttactTCATAAAAGGGTGGTAATTCATATTCAGCAAGAATATTATTAAGATTgttcacaaaattattgagtATTCCTTTTGACTCAAAACATTCTATTCCAAGAAACGTGCGTGTCGTGTCTTCATTTGTGTATGCTCGTATATTCAGAAGTTCCAGATTAAACTGATGTGTCTGTTCACATAGTTTTTTGACTTCCTCTACGAAGGATTCAATCCaatgaaacttcaaaattaaggTTCTTGTTACACTAATATGAAACTGTTCTGAAAATATGTTACTCTTAACTGGTATTTCTTCCAATATTGAAAACATCCATGATATCATAGTATCACTGGGTTCATCTGAAATTTTAAAGACTTTTTATTTGTACAGTTCAAATAATAATGTATGGCTTGACTTTACTTACAGTTAATGTAGGCTAATGTAGCCCAATTACCACGTTCATGTTTAAAGCTTCTTGTTCGTCCCTCATGTTGAAGTGGATCATCATCAACTTCTTCATGATGTGGAACACCTTTCCACGATGCTATACATCCAGGCAAAGGTAGACTAcaatataaaagtttaatttaatttaaatataaaaatctaatttttacacttgtttaaatttagtaaaatgCACAGTTTATGAAAAACAATTATGGTTAAATATTTAaggaataaattatacaatttcaaagtaataaacaaattatatatagaaatatttatgtaaaaaaatacagtgcacctttttatgcgatataaatataatttgaacATTATTAACAAGTGATATTAATacctaaaatttatgaaatcttattattgaaattaagaTAGATACCGTTTAGAAACTTCGTTAAATTTGTGGCTATCATTATTAACTTCGTCATCTTCAGAATCAGAGGTATACGTACACAGTAAATTTAAACCTGACATTGttcatttacaattatttacatttatgttcttttatattttgaggttatataACCTCATTATGAAAGTAATAAACTTTTCTTCCTGTCACAATGATTGTTCAAACATTTTTCCGtatgaaaacaatttttaactacataaaatataatttgtatttaatttcaaattaaaatatatgtttgtaaaggatttatttcaattacttGTGAGCACTACCGAGAGGTTAAGTTAC
This region includes:
- the LOC100883469 gene encoding U6 snRNA phosphodiesterase 1 isoform X2, producing the protein MNNVRFKFTVLPLPGCIASWKGVPHHEEVDDDPLQHEGRTRSFKHERGNWATLAYINYEPSDTMISWMFSILEEIPVKSNIFSEQFHISVTRTLILKFHWIESFVEEVKKLCEQTHQFNLELLNIRAYTNEDTTRTFLGIECFESKGILNNFVNNLNNILAEYELPPFYEDSSYHVSFLWCLGNEVANLNNHLYNLTTKLNQFLADHEEERNINVTTIHLKIGNKLYAFKLS
- the LOC100883469 gene encoding U6 snRNA phosphodiesterase 1 isoform X1; this encodes MSGLNLLCTYTSDSEDDEVNNDSHKFNEVSKRLPLPGCIASWKGVPHHEEVDDDPLQHEGRTRSFKHERGNWATLAYINYEPSDTMISWMFSILEEIPVKSNIFSEQFHISVTRTLILKFHWIESFVEEVKKLCEQTHQFNLELLNIRAYTNEDTTRTFLGIECFESKGILNNFVNNLNNILAEYELPPFYEDSSYHVSFLWCLGNEVANLNNHLYNLTTKLNQFLADHEEERNINVTTIHLKIGNKLYAFKLS